A section of the Streptomyces sp. V3I8 genome encodes:
- a CDS encoding 1-acyl-sn-glycerol-3-phosphate acyltransferase: MSRRRISFWYRFAAALCKPPLMVLIKRDWRGMENIPAEGGFITAVNHNSHADPFAYGHFQYNTGRVPRFLAKSALFKSGFVGAAMRGTGQIPVYRESTDALSAYRAAIEAVERGECVAFYPEATLTRDPDLWPMTGKTGAARVALRTRCPVVPVAQWGANHLLAPYAKKPDLWPRKTHHVLAGPPVDLSRFYDKEMTPDLLKEATEAIMAAITAQLELIRGEKAPATRYDPRQVRVEQRRRTREQEERAHRDGRDGHDEAAGGKTLRDITEAEHEKGHGK; encoded by the coding sequence GGCCCTCTGCAAACCGCCGCTGATGGTTCTGATCAAGCGGGACTGGCGCGGAATGGAGAACATTCCTGCCGAGGGCGGTTTTATCACCGCGGTGAACCACAATTCACACGCGGATCCGTTCGCGTACGGGCACTTCCAGTACAACACCGGCCGCGTTCCGCGGTTCCTGGCCAAGAGCGCTCTTTTCAAGAGCGGTTTCGTGGGGGCGGCCATGCGGGGGACCGGGCAGATCCCGGTGTACCGCGAGAGCACCGACGCGCTGAGCGCCTACCGTGCCGCGATCGAGGCCGTGGAGCGCGGCGAGTGCGTCGCCTTCTATCCGGAGGCCACCCTCACCCGCGACCCCGACCTGTGGCCGATGACCGGCAAGACCGGGGCCGCACGGGTCGCCCTGCGGACCAGGTGCCCGGTCGTCCCGGTGGCCCAGTGGGGCGCCAACCACCTGCTGGCCCCGTACGCCAAGAAGCCCGACCTGTGGCCGCGCAAGACGCACCACGTGCTCGCGGGCCCGCCCGTGGACCTCTCGCGCTTCTACGACAAGGAGATGACCCCGGACCTCCTGAAGGAAGCGACCGAGGCCATCATGGCCGCGATCACCGCGCAGCTGGAGCTGATCCGCGGCGAGAAGGCCCCCGCCACGCGCTACGACCCGCGCCAGGTGCGCGTCGAGCAGCGCCGCCGCACGCGGGAACAGGAAGAGCGGGCGCACCGGGACGGGCGGGACGGGCATGATGAGGCCGCGGGGGGAAAGACCCTGCGGGACATCACCGAGGCAGAGCACGAAAAGGGGCACGGCAAGTGA
- a CDS encoding NAD(P)H-dependent glycerol-3-phosphate dehydrogenase: MTTSGTPVRAAVFGAGSWGTAFGMVLADAGCDVTLWGRRPEVAEAVNSTRTNPDYLPGIELPGNLRATTDAAEAARDADFTVLTVPSQTLRENLADWTPLLAPGTVLVSLMKGVELGSAMRMSEVIGDVAKVGADRIAVVTGPNLAREIAARMPAAAVVACSDEGVAKRLQAACHTPYFRPYTNTDVVGCELGGAVKNVIGLAVGIADGMGLGDNAKGSLITRGLAETTRLGLAMGADPLTFSGLAGLGDLVATCSSPLSRNHTFGTNLGRGMTLQETVAVTRQTAEGVKSCESVLDLARRHGVDMPITETVVGIVHEGKAPVVALKELMSRSAKPERR; the protein is encoded by the coding sequence GTGACGACATCCGGCACACCCGTCAGGGCGGCCGTCTTCGGGGCCGGATCGTGGGGCACGGCCTTCGGCATGGTGCTCGCCGACGCCGGGTGCGACGTGACGCTGTGGGGACGGCGGCCCGAAGTCGCCGAAGCGGTCAACTCCACCCGGACGAACCCCGACTACCTGCCCGGCATCGAGCTGCCCGGGAACCTGCGGGCCACCACCGATGCCGCCGAAGCGGCCCGCGACGCCGACTTCACCGTGCTCACCGTGCCCTCGCAGACCCTGCGCGAGAACCTGGCGGACTGGACGCCGCTGCTCGCGCCCGGCACCGTGCTCGTCTCCCTCATGAAGGGCGTCGAGCTCGGCTCCGCGATGCGGATGAGCGAGGTGATCGGGGACGTCGCGAAGGTCGGCGCCGACCGGATCGCCGTGGTCACCGGGCCCAACCTGGCCCGCGAGATCGCCGCCCGGATGCCGGCCGCCGCCGTGGTCGCCTGCAGTGACGAAGGAGTGGCCAAGAGGCTCCAGGCCGCCTGCCACACGCCGTACTTCCGCCCGTACACCAACACCGACGTGGTCGGCTGCGAGCTGGGCGGCGCGGTCAAGAACGTCATCGGCCTCGCCGTCGGCATCGCGGACGGCATGGGACTCGGCGACAACGCCAAGGGGTCCCTCATCACCCGGGGACTGGCGGAGACCACCCGGCTGGGCCTGGCGATGGGCGCCGACCCGCTGACGTTCTCCGGACTCGCGGGCCTGGGCGACCTGGTGGCGACCTGCTCCTCGCCGCTGTCGCGCAACCACACCTTCGGCACGAACCTCGGCAGGGGCATGACCCTCCAGGAGACCGTCGCGGTCACCCGGCAGACCGCCGAGGGCGTCAAGTCCTGTGAGTCCGTACTGGACTTGGCGCGCCGGCACGGAGTCGACATGCCCATCACGGAGACCGTCGTCGGCATCGTCCACGAGGGCAAGGCACCGGTCGTCGCCCTCAAGGAACTGATGTCGCGCAGCGCCAAGCCCGAACGGCGCTGA